The Topomyia yanbarensis strain Yona2022 chromosome 3, ASM3024719v1, whole genome shotgun sequence nucleotide sequence aaggtaatgttaaaagtttggaatgaaaaaccctttccttacagaaaatattacgtgattaataaatttgaattaaatgatgtaattttttatcaaactttgtatggacatatctactcgactactaattactattaatgtactaatatactttcttaatctttgtgaagcagtgaaatggttttacataaattggaacatcggaatagttattactagaatttgaatgacattgaacgcaataactaatgttggggatacttgaccaagattttatggggagacttgaacaaatggcaattagctgaagaaagatacaaaattcttgatatttattatgttttggtatctactgttaatgttaatcacgccataaaaaaattccacctcaaacataagtctttacattttagtattagtaaacaaagttagcaatactaggactgatttcgtgatgtgtgaacatgcaatgcaagcagtacgttaatccttaaaaagaaatgcatttaaaaaatcgaaatttatcaattacaacccttttatattttctacttctacccaaagatctcgacaatatgggaaaaaaattattacagtatgttttatgtcattattttgaagtagaatacttctaacgtttcaatatgggggctcgcttcaaaatatcggctgtggcagtcgcgtcagattttgaacgttaataacttccatCATACTTAATAGAATAATTTGAGGTTTAAGGcaattttatcgaaaatatgttccgcaatgtagtattaaaatttggagtatgtataacatgcatttATACCGAAAATActatgttttaaaaaaatctttcaaaaactaccgaaaatggtgaaaattttcaactcatCTCGGCCAGAGCCGGCAATATCGTGCACCAAACGAACACCtcaatgatgaaaagttttaaatatagctccgctacagatttgtttctatcaacattcgtatttggttgcttggTGCGAACGGatggctgtacaataccgagaaatatttgtgagctgtacacgactggtggatgaatcagtttgtgttgATACGTGCTATTAGCAGAAGCCATCATTTCCATTTCTGATGGATGTAAGATAGCATACACACTCGAAAAAAACTAAGATAGCATACACActcgaaaaaaaccgatttcaaatcatctgactgaagctcgttcctgattaattcccgctaatttcatgaaCCAAGCGGCAAATCTGGTCAGAAAGAATTGTCATTTCAGTCGGTTTCAGCAAGTCCACTTGTCAGATGTCAACACCGGGAGAGAATATGATTATTAGGATTCATCTCCGTGGATTAATTTGCGCAGCTCCGTGTTAGAAAGCAGgaacaattggaacaaaaatctcccactCGGAGAATATTTTCTTCGGCAAACAAATTAGCCCTTATTAGCGCTATCATTCCATTagaaagaattaaatttgaaaatcttttctttCGCCAACTATTAATGTGACTACGACTAACGTTTCAAAATAGAAGCcccatttcaaaatttcgggaAAAAACCGAAAATCACGTTTTGAAAGTTTGTGACTTTCATTTTACTTAACCAAAATACACAATGTTTAAACCAATCAGTCAGAAAAATAATTAGGAATCTTGTATAAGATTTGTACGTATGTATAACttgcatgaataaagaaaaaaaataaagggttgtgtacaagaaaggaccacgatgacattaaaaatgcgacCATTTTTGTGAGCCAGCCATACTATTCGTGGATACATCATGTAATGCCATCGACTTATTTAGGACTACACACAAAAAGTAACAaatcgtatcctctacggaatctactacacaattgttttgattatttcccaacaaatcgcgcaaaaatctgtttgttctgTACAGCACCGCGCAAATAAttggcatttgaaaaaaatcggcaacttcagaaacttagaaacgatcgaagtaTTTTTCCGCCATTGTCACTTTTCtggctcaaatttttgtaggtattttcttgcttccgtccaattagtttatttgttttatcacacatttttcggatattattatagaaaataactaacccgataagagggaagttattttccaaagcacgaaatggaaatttcatttgtaattcttctgagaatgATTTTGTGGTCccaataaggaccgtttgttgtgaatattatttcaacGTGTCCTTGGCATTAATAATGCGACTTCATGTACACGTCATGGGATGTAGTAACCATTCGAAGTGATGTTTTTGTATTGTTCCGACAATATGAACTTAGATTTTGTTCAATGAGTATAACAATAGTTTTAcaatacactgaagttttttttatgcgggggatacgtaccgcataaaaaaaatccgcataaaaaaaccgcataactgaaaatccgcataaaaaaaccgcataactttgaaaatccgcataaaaagaAACTCCAtgattttgaaaatccgcataaaaacacataaagtgtgaaatatttttcaacatcccagttaagctcagccggaaatgaaccggaattctggctggttccagttcgcattccggctccagtgacacaaccgattctagttagaatcggttgtgtcactggagcccgtgtacgaactggaaccagccagaattccagttcaattccggctgagctttactgggattaagagccatagtactcaaggaagagcaaggatttgaagtaagaaagttaagaaaaaagcgtggagtagggtcatatgagcaagcttagagtttcatggctacttaactctttttcttctgcaacgcaggagtcaggatcttttggcattaaatgcgaatcacctgagtctgcggcatgtccagacaagcgtaaagtcacttgatgacttatgctgtcggaaccgttaCTCTCCGGAATCgcaagactgacctcggcacctaaccgcccagcatcgagataacgatttcgagagaaatttcaacgtcgggaaatttctccgtcggagtagactaggcccaccgccgggaactagttCGAATAGATCGGGAAGTTGCTCCGGCAGATGCTCGTCGGGACGCCTGTCACctggaagtcaccctccactcagaatcgcaggaccgaccacggcatctgcccgggtagtatcggtttcggaagatcttccactgccggggaactcttcgtcggagtaggaaagatccaccgtcggggactattccgagtagtctgtagcgaatcgccggcttgaatcatcggggcaccagtgaaccggacgcaatcctccaccgggaatcgctggactgacctcggcattctgccggactgcatctaaggaagaatgacgcgtccgtcaacggtagcgtgagacattctttcgtcggggaactctccgccgaggtaggctagctccaccgtcagggactacgccgagtagcaccgaacacgACAAACCAccagggtcgtcggggcaccagtgaaccggaagccaccccggaatcgccggatcggccacggcatccaactggtcaacgtaaaGAGGAGGGCATGTAggatatcatgccgtgcaggactgatatggcggttatgagacaagccaaatctagcacgaccagctagacctggaatcaagtgaagtgcattagcacgcctccccccgaagtagtcatgtcaaatggaatccgggggttcaggcaaatgtcggacttcttggtggagtttagaggaatCGGGTTCAGatttatcttctctgttcagagtccctcactctggcacacgatggacgaaatcggtagtatggtctaactactgaacgtgtgccgggtcggcgtaaaagctttatcaccaagtaaaaaaataaacgtTCAGAGacttttccgatctcgccgaactgagtcaaatggtataagaaattcggctctgcgggcctcggttaaaaagttgaaattccagtcattttctgtttttattttcactgcatcaagaatgcttctcatatccttaatccaaagactagtaatttataacctaaaataaaaatatgagcattttatgtcttttgtttaagcatgtgcattcatgaggatctatctttcgataaaagtcgcttcaggtgatgccctagaaattaaaaggaagctgcataaaaagaatcgcataactttgaaaattcgcattaaaagccgcataactttgaaaatccgcattaaaaaaccacataactttgaaaatccgcataactttgaaaatccgcataaaaaccgcataaaaaagacttcagtgtatccCCAATAGTaacttcaatttacgtcgcagaattaacTGCCATTCAGTATAATCTCGGGATTATTGACACCCTggcctcagaccattacttcatcgtttcgaacagtctcagctccattgaggctatccgtgcggcgaagcctggaaagcactcaccgtatttcctgggaaaAATACGGTGATATCTGAGTACTTTATCTAagaaatcttaccagattaccttggtttgggtctcgttacattgttctattgcgggcaatgaaggcggactctttagccaaggtgggcgtattagaaggcgacacttacgaaaaaccaatttgcttcaattaatttttcagtatctctcgtcagaggacgctcgatagttgacaaacttcatggagcaatggggcatctgggacggtggctacattccattatcccgaaggtatcaacgaatgcttggtttaagggattggatgtgaaccgggactttattcatACGATGTCaatgccaataattatccgaaatatcatctctgcgattacaggctggaaaccactacaacaaagtgtgcatatccgccacaatgatcaaccaACAAACGAcaatgtcaattacacaatatgtatcccacttcctttttcctttactaacataaaaggggagcaagccgcccctaaatacggctttcccttcccccactagcATGTgccatgaaattaaaaaaaatgaattatcggcctcgttaagctaccgcatttgggcctaaataaacgtatctAAGATATTACATTACGAGATTAAtagcatttttgtttttttcctggcgctacaccggtgtagtgcaaaaaataaatagactgattacacccaagcttgaatgagtgtagcaccgactgtacatgtagtgcactgtcaaaaacgccGTAAGTTTTACTCGAGCCTGGGCCGATCGAATTCGACATCCATTTGATAACAACAAGCAAATCACAGTCCTTAAAAAAGGCGCTGGGGGCCCTACCCTCACAGCCACCCCACCTAGTGActaaaagaaaattttcttctaCACACTAGGTGTCGTAAATGTTAGCATGCATTGCAATGCAGAAAAAGACACGTCGCttagaaggaaattttcaaGGCGAAACTGAGAATAAGGCCTATATTTTATGTTAGGTTCATTGAAAACAGAATTATAAGTCGAAAAATTAATTCAGATCATCCACTTTATTGTGAACACTTTACAACAGCTTAAAATGATAATTTAAGACTAGATCAACTAAATTTTTATAAACATACGTCGAATGCTATACACACATTGTGTAAAATTTCTAGCAACTCTATCTACAATGAATGCTccttttcgatattttttaagTATGATCGGACATATGTAAGCCCGGAGTAATTATTATACCGTACTATTCTTCTGTCCAGATTGTTTTTCAACAATGGCACAAATGTTAACTTATACTCATTCGTGCTATTGTCGTTCATGCCACTTTCAATTTACTCGTGGTTGCGACTTGAAAAACTAAAACATGCCAGTTAGGTTGATGTTAATCGTTAATGCTTAGCTTAATATGGTGATTGTTGCTTTGCCGTCTGAGCTGTCATCTTCTTCTTCCTATAATTTACAAGAATGAATTAAATAGTTTAGAGGACGAAATTCTAGATGAGTAACTTACATCAAATCCAAAACAGTTCGACATATCTTTTTCGATGGCAACCCCTCGGCTAGCAGTGGTACTGTTAAGAGCGGTGTACCTTGCCTTCTTCGCTGGTGGTGGCAAAGAGGACATCAGCACGTCGGCTATAATAGGGGGATATAGATGACATTAGAAGTATGTTAAAAACCGTCGAACTCTAGACTTACTTTCGCTAAAAATAAACTCTTCGTTGTTTTCTGGCAAATCCATTTCCTGCTCACTTTCCTCTGTTTCTTCTTCCGTTTCTTCCTCTTCTTCCTCCTCTTTTACCACATTCTTTGCCGTTTTGCTCTTTTTTGTCGTAGGTTTCTGTTCCTCATCATCCTGCAGCTGTATGACCTCTAGAACTACGTACTGCCCGTCATCACCCTCGACGGTCATCATATCCTGATCATTCTCGTCAGTTTCCTCGCCTTCATCACCTTGCTCAAGACGTATACGTACCCGCTTCTGGCGACCTTCTTTAAGCGCTTGCTGTTCCTCTCGGGCCAACGAATCCGGATCGTGCATAGCCATGTGCCGAATCAAATTACCTTTATGGCGGAAAGATCGTGGACATGTCGGACACTTGTGGGTTTTAGCCTTCGGTGCCGGAATGATGTAATCCGGATTGTGGTACAAGTTGACATGGCGCCTAAGCAGCTGCTTCTGTCGGAACGACTGCTCACACATCTCACACTGGAACGGTTTTTGGTCCGTATGAACTAGCAAATGCGACTCGAGGTGTCGTGCTGAAATCGAAGCGTATGGGCAAAGATCACACTTATAGCATTTTTCGCCTTCGTGAGTTTTGGTGTGCATTTTATACGAATAGCGATCTTGGTAGACGTTGTTGCAGCGCCGACAACGCATCGGTTTGTCAAGTGGAGTGTGAAGCTTCTGCACATGGATGCGCAGATCCGTTTTACGACCGCACGTTGTTGGACATAGTTCGCAATGATATACCGGTTTGTCGCCAACTGAAGAAATTAAATGTTACAAAATTGATTGTTCCAGTTTattttgttgttattgttgcTCTTACCTTGATGGATCATCTTGTGGGCTTTTAACGAGTTCGATTGAGTGAACCGAGCATGACAAACATCACACTCGTACGGTTTCTCCCCGGTGTGAATACGTAGATGCCGCTTCAGTTTAAACGTATCCGGTGAAGCATAGGTGCAATGAGGACACTGGTACGGACGCTCGCCCGTATGGCATCGAATATGACGCTTTAGTTTGCTCAACTCAACGCTTGCGTAGTCACATTCGGGACATTTATGTGGTTTCTCGTGAGTATGACGATAACGCACATGGCGTACCAGCTCACCGGAAGTAGTGAAACTGCTTTCGCAATGCTTACAGTGGTGCGGTTTCGTGCCAGTGTGTGTATTGACATGGTTTTGCAGTGAAGCAAGTGTTTTGAAGCCACGCTCGCAAACTGAACATTTGTGAGGACGATCCTCCGAATGAGATTTCATGTGACGTGCCAACAGAAAACGCTTGTTAGTCGTATAATTACAATAGTTGCACATGTGCGTCACACCTTTGGAACTTTGGGTTTTACCTTTGCTGACATTAGGTTTCTGTTCTGCTGTACCAAACTCTGCATCATCGAAATCATACACATTTTCCTCTTCATCCACAGCGCCTGTTTCATCTTCATCCTTACCATCGGTTGGTTGCATGATAAGAACATAACTTACATCCTCTGTTTTGGGCTCTACTTTGGTAGATTCTATTGTAACCGTAGTTGCGtcctcttcttcttcttctattTCTGCATCGGGTGGCGCCGTCGTGAGAACCGGTTCCGAGTCCTTACTTGCCTGGTAATAGTAATTACCACTCTGATCCACAAAGTAGCACCCGCCATCCTCATCATCGTCTTCTTGTTCATCGTCCTCTTCTACTGGATTTCCGTCTTTTTCGCCTTCGTCGATCTCTTTGTTGAACGATTCCAGATACGACTGGATTTCGGTCCCTTCTGTTTTCACCTTGACATCCATTTCAATAAATTAGGAAAATTGAAGctcctgaaaaaaaaacaaattagattagctccgtttaataaattttttgattTACTGTGGAAATTGCATTCGGTCAAGACTAAATACTTTAATCAATTACTCATAAGATCATTACATGTATGtgttatatcgaaatgattaCAAAGCTAAGATCGTAATCATACTGTTAAGGACGAACCGCTGTTGACAGAAACAAATCCATGTGACACGACTTGGTGATGCGTGAGATACCTACTATATTGGTGCCGTATTGCGTTTGATTAGTGCAACAGCACATTCTAACTGTCAGTGGGCCCATAATGTGTTTGGCCATTGTGGTCTTAACTACTGTCATTTtattttaaggttggacagagtaaaattcgcaaacgaaaaaagcagtttttttccacaccgtatgtcagatcttcataagaatcaatcagcagtactgtaacaacattctacatacgctgattgatttttatgaagatctgacatacggtgtggaaaaaaactgcttttttcgtttgcgaattttgcgcattctctgtccaaccttaagatAAAAGTACACCGTACACGAGCAAAATTCTTGGCCTTATACTAATTATTGAATGCATTGATCCCTAATTTTAAGCCTACAATTGAACCAATACTTTTAACAAGGATGGCAAATGCTGTTCTAGCCAAAGGTATCAAATAGATAACGTGGAAATATTGTGTATACCCTACATCCAACAAACACGGAGACGTGAGCcacaattttaaataaatttcatcTAAAGTTTCAAGCTTTATTTTTGCCTAAAAGGTTATTTGAAAAGCTTACACTATGATTCGCAAGTTTTATACCACGAAGTaatatcatttttgtttttcacaCTTGTAGTCGGTGATAAGCATTCAAACTTTAGTGTAACCTGTATCTTTTTTGCACTATCGGTGTAGCACCATGTAAAACACCATTACCTacataatttctttttttaagTGCGAGCTCTTAATTTGTAACGTAGCCTTACATTTCATTTCGAAATGAAAAACAAGAACTAATCCAGCTCGCTTGGGATAAGATGGAAATAGTCCTATCACCCTAAAATTTCAACGGCAATGATAAACGTCAATTGACGCATTAATGTCCGTGTTGTTTGTATGCAGCGCATCAAACCGGCAGCAGGCTAATCGATCTCTTTTCAAAGCAATGATATATGGCGAAACGTTCGCCAGATTGAATTTGTTTTGAAACACCTAAAACGTAAAATTCGACAATCTTGTAAAAAACACGATTCAAACCTGGAATATATCCTTCCGATTGTTTACCACTTTAATGATATTTCATCAAGGCAAGAGGGAGCCACTCGGAAAATGGCACCAGATTTCTAGTTTTTCTCACCATGAGCGCTGTGATGCCATCTTGTAAAACGAACATGGCGTCACCACAGCTTCTTATTCTGCCGGAGCAATAATTTGCTCGTAAACACAAAGAACCTACTTCCACTTTGGAAAACAGTTCCGTTTTCTAAACAGTACTATATAAACCACGAAAAGCATGCAAATTTGTGAATGCATTAAATAACTAAATCGtttgagaaaagaaaatatctTACTTGTTTCACTAGCCTAGCTAAAAAGTGTTCATCAGCAGCGCACTTCACTTTTTCCGTTTGCTCCTTGAGGGCGTTAGTTTCACCTAGCACGGTTCGACCGAAACTGCTGCGCTGTGGTCAGAATCGCAAACTACAAGCTATACATAATAATACAGTGTGTGAGACAGAAAGAGATAGAGACGATGATGGTGGAAACGAGAACCGAAATGTACACGAAAGAGGGCGACGGCGAACTATATATATCGCAGGCAGCTGGCCGTTGATGGATGGCGCGGCTATGTCATCAATTGACATGAGAAACGATGCCCTCTTTTGCCTCGCTTTATAAGCGTCATATTTTTGGTCCGCGGGGCTAGGAACGTTGAAAAGTGAAACAAGGGTAAGATTTTAAATGGGCGTATACAATTCCTAGATATGCATGATAATGTTGAAACCGAATCGTGTTCGATTTGATAGCGGTCGTCCAAGCAGACAAAAGTTACACACCGAACAGAGTGTCGTAAATTCAGATCGAccataaattcattcaccaaccaaagtaataatttgttattatgtggacagatTGAGTGCGGAAGTTGCCATATTTtagggccaatttcttcactatAGCTTTTTAGCAATTTTCACTGAAAACCAGCTTGCATTCTGCTGATTGCCAGTTAACCGATAACCAGTTTTCAGCGAATTTTTTTACTTAAGTGAAAAAATAGGTCGTTATTGTTCAGAGCATAAATAAAATGCGTAATTCATGAGTAGATACAGAACCCATAATTAGGATGACCGGCAGTTGTACTATTTGTTTTATCTTTTTCATTTTCGTAAAGCTTCTATTTGTTTGACACTTATATTCCGGACTGTTCCGGACAGAAAATTCATTAAACTAGCGGTAATTCaccatctgttatttttttctaattagattttacaccaaccgacaaaACCACTAATCGACTCCTATTAACAAAGCAGACCattggcgtagccagaaatttgggggggggggttgatgaaaatcgtaattttttcgaaaaattctaaaatttagtatgagtttgataaattatttaaaattcagaaacataagtaaagatgtcattccagtctacaaacaagaagaatcAACATGAAACAGTTTTCAatcctctatagattattttcttgtataatatgtcaatgaaggcaaagattgcgatcttttaaagtgggataaatgttcgaaaaaaaactcaaatagcattttcgaaaactttgctggagacgtTAAGTCTCGTcccaaatttgcttgaagagtaaattctctataattacttctaggaggattaaccgccaaaattattttatgagaagatgaacagttttacgttttgaaattcttcaatgttacttaacatcgaaattaggcagtttcgaatgaatgtgatcgtggccgttaaaatttatcgagcattgattttacttttctttattatTCAAGttcacaactttttttttttatcttaaaaatacgtttatttaggcccaaatgctgtagcttaacgaggccgataattcattttttttatattacatgtcacatgttagtgggggaagggaaagccgtatttaggggcggcttgctcccctcttatgtaagtaaaggaaaaaggtaggaagtgggatacatattgtgtaattgacatcgtcgttt carries:
- the LOC131689033 gene encoding transcriptional repressor CTCF-like → MDVKVKTEGTEIQSYLESFNKEIDEGEKDGNPVEEDDEQEDDDEDGGCYFVDQSGNYYYQASKDSEPVLTTAPPDAEIEEEEEDATTVTIESTKVEPKTEDVSYVLIMQPTDGKDEDETGAVDEEENVYDFDDAEFGTAEQKPNVSKGKTQSSKGVTHMCNYCNYTTNKRFLLARHMKSHSEDRPHKCSVCERGFKTLASLQNHVNTHTGTKPHHCKHCESSFTTSGELVRHVRYRHTHEKPHKCPECDYASVELSKLKRHIRCHTGERPYQCPHCTYASPDTFKLKRHLRIHTGEKPYECDVCHARFTQSNSLKAHKMIHQVGDKPVYHCELCPTTCGRKTDLRIHVQKLHTPLDKPMRCRRCNNVYQDRYSYKMHTKTHEGEKCYKCDLCPYASISARHLESHLLVHTDQKPFQCEMCEQSFRQKQLLRRHVNLYHNPDYIIPAPKAKTHKCPTCPRSFRHKGNLIRHMAMHDPDSLAREEQQALKEGRQKRVRIRLEQGDEGEETDENDQDMMTVEGDDGQYVVLEVIQLQDDEEQKPTTKKSKTAKNVVKEEEEEEETEEETEESEQEMDLPENNEEFIFSETDVLMSSLPPPAKKARYTALNSTTASRGVAIEKDMSNCFGFDEEEDDSSDGKATITILS